AACATAATTCCCACTGCCGGACAGTGGACTGCGAGCGTCTGAGAGTCTGGCATCGCCGGTCAAGACATATTGGCCCGCTGCCACACCGCCGAGGCTCAATGCATTGGTAGCCGACGCGGCCGTATTGGCATTGGCGGCGGTGGCGGCAGTATCCGCACTCAGGCTCTTAACCGCATACGGTGAGCTGTTTACTTGTTGTCTTGGCGAAAGCGTGGTCAATGCCCCGCCGCCCGTAAGCCGCACGCGGATCTCAAGAAAGCGGGTTGCTCCCGGAAACTGGCTGCCGAAATCGAGCTTTACCGCAAATGTACCGCCCGCGACCGCGACGGTGTTCCGTGTCAGTGTCGAACCGATCTGCGAGCCTGCCGCTAGGGAATCGAAAAGGGCGAATTCGAAATCGTAATTGCCCGTTGCGGCACCCGCACCGTCCTTCAGACTTCCTTGATATGTAAATTCGGTCGATTGGGCAAAGACGGCTTGGTTCATAAGCAGCAGGCCGGCAAACAAGATTGTAGTGGCGATCAGTTTAGTCATATTGGTCTCTCTCGGTAAATCAGGTCAAAGTGACGTTTTATTGTCTTACCTTGACTACGCGTAGAAACCGTCCATTTTGGCTCACGGTTTTTTGCAAAAGTTAACCAGGCGATTTCCCGCACAGATCAGAGCCTTCATCTCCGCGATCTGCTTAACCTGCAAGTCGATCTGCAACTGCTGTTTTTCGATCATTTTTTGCTGTTCCTTGACCGCGTTGACGAGCACGACGCCGATGCGGTCGTATTTGACGCCCTCGACCTCGCCTTTTGCGTTATATGTGACGAGTAAAGGCTCGATCGCCTCGACATCCTCGGCACCGAGGCCGAGATCGTGCATACCGCCGTCTTTCCAGTCGAAAGTGATCGGGCTCAGGCGTGTGACAAGATCGAGGCCAAACCCGAATCGATTGATGTTAGTTTTGTACCGCAGCGAAGAAGAGCACGGGAAAGTAATACGATTCGCGGCATTTAGGCAGACCGACGTAGACCCGGCTCCACCGGGAGCACCGATAACGAGAGTACCATCGATAACGGTCGAGCCGGCAATTCGCACAGAATCTGAGCCATTCGATCGCCCTAGAAAGATCGAGTTGCTTTGACTAGCGACCGCATCTGCCCCGATAGCGGTAGCATATGTCAGATTTCCGCTCGTAACGTCGGCACTATTGCCAACGATCGTGTTGTTATTGCCTGTGACGTTTGTATTTCCGGCTGCAGTTCCGACAAACACGTTGGACGAGCCGGACGTATTTCCGCTCCCAGCGGAATAGCCATAAAAAGCGTTGCCACCGCCGTTGATGTTTGATTCACCAGCCTGGCCTCCGAAAAATGAGTTCACGATCCCGGTTGTATTGAGGACCCCGGTATTCGCCCCGAAAAATGAATTTGCGCCGCCTGTGGTCGATTGTCCTGCCAGATGGCCAAACATCGAATTAAGGCCTGAACTTGTGTTCGCCTCACCGGCACGAAATCCGAAAAATGAATTGCCGACGCCAGTCGTATTTGCAAACCCTGACGCTCGGCCGAAGAAGGAGTTGCCGCCGACGGTTGTATTCGCGCCGGATTCGGCACCGAAAAATGAGCTGTCGCCGGAATTGGCACTTTGTCCCGCATTCCGTCCGAAAAACGAATTGCTACTACCGGTTTGATTGTTGACGCCGGCGCCGTATCCGAACGAGGAATTAAAGTTTCCGCCTGTATTCGCGACTCCGGAAAAGGCACCAAAAGAAGAATTTTGGCCGCCTGTTGTATTGTTAGAACCTGCAAAACTGCCAAAAAAGGCATTATTGCTGCCGGTAGTGGACGTATTGCCAGCCCAGAAACCGAAGGCTGAGTTTGCGACGCCCGTCGTATTTGCGCTGCCCGACCGGTAACCAAAAAACGAATTCTGAAGACCGGTCGTATTTGCCAGACCCGAAAGGGCTCCGAAGAATGAATTTTGGCTGGCGAGATTATTACTTCCGGCACTCGAACCGAAAAATGCATTATCGGAACCGATGAGATTGTCAACGCCCGCATTGGCGCCGACAAAAGTGTTGCTGCCGCCGGTCGTGTTCTTCATTCCCGACTGTGCACCGAAAAAGGCGTTATTGCCCGCAGTCGTATTAGCACCGCCCGAAAGCGATCCAAAAAACGCGTTTAGGCTGCCGATCGTATTTGAGTCGCCTGCATTTGCGCCAAAAAACGAATTCACATTGCCAGAGGTATTTGACGCTCCGGTGAGATAGCCGAAAAACGAATTTCTCTCGCCGCCGATATTCAACTGGCCTGACCCGGAACCAAAGAACGAATTACCCAAACCACTCGTTGTCATTCGGCCCGCCGACGCGCCAAAAAAGGAATTGTGAAACCCGTTGTTGCTAAGGCCCGCCTCGTCGCCGAAATAGGAATTAGATTGGCCTACTACGTTCGCGGCTCCCGTTCCCCGACCGACAAAGAGGTTGTTGTCTCCCGCCGAGCTGATCATGCGAATGCCGCCGATATTGTACTGGGCTGCGACATTTAATATGCCGGGAATATTGACGGAATCCTGGCCCGCACTCCGTCCGAGAGAGATGGTATTGCTGGTCGCGACGCTGGCATTTGCTCCGATCGCCGTCGCAAATTGGAGGTCGGGAGCCGTGACCTCGGCATTGGTCCCGATCATTGTGTTTGCAAATCCGGTTATGTTGTTTCCGCCCGCCGATTGTCCAAAAAATGCGTTGCTGGTGCCTGTCGTCGTGGCGACGCCAGCACTGCCGAAGAATGAGTTATTGTTGCCAGTCGTATTTGCAGCACCAGCATTTTGGCCGAAAAACGAGTTGTTGCTCCCCGTCGCGTTTGTTGCACCGGCTCCGACGCCGGCAAAAATATTGTTCGTTCCTCCGTTACTCAGAATACGGGACAATCCTATGTTGAATTGTGTGAGTGCCGTAAAGGTGTTTGCCTTTCCTGTTCCGCTAATGCTGAAATTGCTCGTAGGTTGCTGGAAAACCGAGTTTTGAATGTAATCTGCGCTTCCCGCAATCGGCGCCCGGGCGTCGGTCATTCGTGGGTCGGTCGTTACGACATATTGGTTTGCCGCGACTCCGCCGAGTTGGGATGCGTTAGTTGCTGTTGTGGCAGTCGTCGCGTTGGTCGCATTATCCGCAGTCAGTGTTTTTACCGAATACGGAGAGCTGTTTATCGGTGACCGCGGGGTCAATGGCGTAAATGCCCCGCCGCCTGCAGTTCTGACCCTGATCTCAAGAAAGCGGTTGGCTCCCGGAAATTGTGTGCCCCCGAAATCAAGGCTGACCGTAAATACGCCGCCCGCGACCGCGACCGTGCTTCGCGTCAGTGTCGAACCGATCTGCCCACCCGCAGCAACCGAGTCAAACAAAGCAAACTCAAAATCGTAGTTGCCGGTTGCCGGATTTGCACCGTCCTTCAGACTGCCCTGATAGTTAAACTCCGTCGTCTGTGCCGAAGCCGCCCCGAATAAAATTACGGTAAGAACCATCGCCAAAAATAATTGAATCACCTTTCGCATAACATAATCCTCCGTTAAGTTGTAATGAGTCATCCGCACTAGTGCTCCGAAAATCACGCATCGTCAACCTATTGTTGACCTCGGCGATAATGCCGTTGCGTCCGGCCTCAGCTCGCAGACGATCTGTCTTAGAGCATCGATCTCGTTTTGTCGTCTGTCCATTGTTTTTTTCTGCTCGTCGATCTGCTCCTGCTGTTCCTTGCCGGCCTTGACAGGCACGACGCCAACAAATTCTTACTCGTACCGGCAGCATCCGGTTTTTTAGCTCAGGGCGTCTTTGGACGCTGGTCCTGTTTTGTACGCAGGGCGTCATCACGAGCCGGTTCGTAGTTCATGCCGCGCTCCTTTGGCTGGCCGTAGAACTCCGGGTACTGATACGTCCCCTTTTCCAGCCCTTCTTTTTCTGTTTCGACGGGTGCCGCACGGTTTCGCATCCAGAGATCGTTGCGGACCGCCTCGACACGCCACGAGACCTTTGCCCCCGGAGCTCCGCCCGCGATGCGGAATGAAACCTTTGGCACTACCTCGCCCGGCATCGCTTTTGCGCCGGCAGCGAGCTTATCTTCGCTGATCTCCTCGGCGATATGCAGCATCGGCATCGGTGCCCCCATCGCGGTCAGCGTGTACCGCGGGTCTTTGTTGATGGATGCGAAGTATGCGGGAAGTTCGACGACAGCGGTGCCATCGCTGTCAAGGATCACTTTGCCCGAATAGAAATTGATGACCTCGGGCGACTCGGCGGAGTAGTGGAGGAGGTACTTGTTCGCGGGATCATTCGGATGGTCGATGCGGAACGACTTGGTGCCCGACGCACCCATGTTGCCGCCACTGTAAACCCCATATCCTGTAGGGCTGCTGGCAAAACCGCGTACGCCGAAGGTAGAGCCGGTTACCCCAGTCGCCCAGCCGAACACGCCAGCCCCGTCCGTGCTGGAGCTCTGGCCCCACACGCCGTAGGTGTTGCCGCTACCTGCCGTTGAATTGCCGTACACGCCGGTCCCGTCCAGGCTTTCGCTCAAAAAGTATCCGCCGTACGTGGTGGCGTTAAGCGCGGTCGAAGTGCCGCGCACCCCCGCCGAATTGAACAATGTTGAACTGTTTGTCCCGCTGATGATCGCCGTAGAGGCCGCGCCTGTCAGACTAAGCGGGTTCGGCAGAAGGGAAGCGTTCAAGGTGCCCGCGTTGAGGTTGTCCGCGTTCTGATAAAATGCCGATGGCTGCCCGTTGAGTTGCGTGGCGTTGGTCGCGGTTGTGGCCGTCGTTGCGTTGGTCGCGTTAACAGCATTAGTCGCATTTGTCGCGGTTGTTGCCATCACCGCGTTCGTCGCGTTTACCGCATTTGTGGCATTCGTAGCATTTGTTGCGGTCGTCGCATTATCCGCATTCAAACTTTTCACCGAATATGGTGAACTATTGACTTGTTGTCGCGGCGCCAACGGCGTATAAACCATGCCGCCCGAAAGCTTAACCCTGATCTCAAGAAACCGGGTTGCCCCGGGAAACTGGCTGCCGAAATCAAGCTTTACCGCGAACGTGCCGTTAGCGACCGCAACAGTGTTTCGAGTCAAAGTCGAGCCCTGTTGGGCTCCGCCCGAAAGAGCGTTGAATAACGCAAATTCAAAATCGTAGTTGCCGTTTGCGGCATTTGCACCATCTTTCAAGCTACCCTGATAGGTAAACTCAGTCGTCTGTGCCGAAGCCGCCCCGAATAAAATTACGGTAAGAACCATCGCCAAAAATAATTGAATCACCTTTCGCATAGAACCATCCTCCGAGTAGATTGTCGTAAATGTCCTTAGATATCGCCCAAAAAAAATTGACTTCAGTCTATGTTCACCTGGGCGAACACCCTTTCGCGGCCGGTCTCAATTCGCACACGAGTATTATTAATTGGCTGATCTGCTCTTGCTGTTTATCAATGAGCTTCTGCTGGCCTTCGATCCGGGCCTGCTGTGCCTCGAACTGCTTCAGCAGATCGCTGATCTCCGTTTTTTGTGCCTCGTTCTCGGTGGACAGCTCCTTGATCGCGGCTAGCATCACGCCGGACATATCGCCGGAGTTGATGGTGGTCGGCGAGCCGAATGAACCGATCTCGTCGCGGCCAAAAGCCGAGTAGAAATCCTGTGCCATCGGGCCGTAATGGCGAAACGACTTAGCATCCTGGCCGATGTAGTTCCAACTGGTCATATTAAACCCGCGGATCTTACGCAGAACGTCCTTACCGCTGACGGCGAGAAAGTTCTCTTTCAGGTTTTTATCCGACGAAAAGGTATATGCGACCTGACCCTCGATGACCGTAACGGCGGCGTTGCCGATCCGCACCTTGTTGCTGGCGTTAACGATCGCCATGGAGCCGATCGCTGTGACATTTGAAAGGTTGCCCGACGATACATCCGCGCCAATGCCGATGATGGTATTGCCCTTGCCCGTCGTGTTAGATTGACCGGCCTCATAGCCGAAGAACGAGTTGTAATAGCCCGTCGTGTTAGAGTAACCGGCATTCACGCCGACGAACGAGTTGTAATAGCTCGTCGTGTTAGAGTAACCGGCACTGTTGCCGACGAACGAGTTGCCGAAGCCCGTCGTGTTCGCTTGACCGGCAGACGACCCCACGAACGAGTTGTTGTCGCCCGTCGTGGTTGCGTTGCCTGCATTTTTGCCAAAGAACGAGTTGCCGGAGCTCGTCGTGTTCGCTTTGCCTGCATTATAGCCAAAGAACGAGTTCGAGCCGCCCGTTGTGTTCGAGTACCCGGCACCCGAGCCGAAAAACGAATTAGCGAGGCCCGTTGTGTTCGAGTAACCGGCATCCCTGCCGACGAACGAGTTATCGCCACCCTCCGTGTTTGCGTTGCCGGCAGAATAGCCGACGAACAAGTTGTTCTCGCCCGTTGTGTTCGCTTTGCCGGCATTCGAACCGAAAAACGAGTTCGAACCGCCCGTCGTGTTCGATTCGCCGGCAAGTGAGCCGAAGAACGAGTTCCATTTGCCCGTCGTGTTCGCGTAACCGGCAGACCCACCGAAGAACGAGTTGTAATAGCCCGTCGTGTTCGCGTAACCGGCAGACGACCCGACGAACGAATTGTTAAAGCCTGTCGTGTTTACGTAACCGGCAGATGAGCCGACGAACGAGTTGGAGGCGCCCGTCGTATTTGCCTGGCCTGCACCAACACCGGCAAAGAGATTAGCAGACCCCAGATTGCTCAATATGCGATTGCCGCCAATATTGTACTGCGTTCCGGCTCTGAAAATACCCGCAATGCCTGTGCCGCTGATGTTGAAATTACTTGATGCCTGTGGGCTAGTCGTGTTTTGGACGTAATTCGCTGAGCCCGCCGTTGGAGCTCTGTTGTCGGCCATTCGCGGATCAGTCGTGACGACATATTGCCCTGCGTTGACTCCGCCAAGTTGTAGAGCGTTGGCCGCATTAGTTGCGGCAAGACTTTTTACCGAGTAAGGCGAACTGTTGACCTGTTGTCGCGGAGCCAACAGGGTAAATGCT
This is a stretch of genomic DNA from Chloracidobacterium sp.. It encodes these proteins:
- a CDS encoding tail fiber domain-containing protein, with product MRKVIQLFLAMVLTVILFGAASAQTTEFNYQGSLKDGANPATGNYDFEFALFDSVAAGGQIGSTLTRSTVAVAGGVFTVSLDFGGTQFPGANRFLEIRVRTAGGGAFTPLTPRSPINSSPYSVKTLTADNATNATTATTATNASQLGGVAANQYVVTTDPRMTDARAPIAGSADYIQNSVFQQPTSNFSISGTGKANTFTALTQFNIGLSRILSNGGTNNIFAGVGAGATNATGSNNSFFGQNAGAANTTGNNNSFFGSAGVATTTGTSNAFFGQSAGGNNITGFANTMIGTNAEVTAPDLQFATAIGANASVATSNTISLGRSAGQDSVNIPGILNVAAQYNIGGIRMISSAGDNNLFVGRGTGAANVVGQSNSYFGDEAGLSNNGFHNSFFGASAGRMTTSGLGNSFFGSGSGQLNIGGERNSFFGYLTGASNTSGNVNSFFGANAGDSNTIGSLNAFFGSLSGGANTTAGNNAFFGAQSGMKNTTGGSNTFVGANAGVDNLIGSDNAFFGSSAGSNNLASQNSFFGALSGLANTTGLQNSFFGYRSGSANTTGVANSAFGFWAGNTSTTGSNNAFFGSFAGSNNTTGGQNSSFGAFSGVANTGGNFNSSFGYGAGVNNQTGSSNSFFGRNAGQSANSGDSSFFGAESGANTTVGGNSFFGRASGFANTTGVGNSFFGFRAGEANTSSGLNSMFGHLAGQSTTGGANSFFGANTGVLNTTGIVNSFFGGQAGESNINGGGNAFYGYSAGSGNTSGSSNVFVGTAAGNTNVTGNNNTIVGNSADVTSGNLTYATAIGADAVASQSNSIFLGRSNGSDSVRIAGSTVIDGTLVIGAPGGAGSTSVCLNAANRITFPCSSSLRYKTNINRFGFGLDLVTRLSPITFDWKDGGMHDLGLGAEDVEAIEPLLVTYNAKGEVEGVKYDRIGVVLVNAVKEQQKMIEKQQLQIDLQVKQIAEMKALICAGNRLVNFCKKP
- a CDS encoding tail fiber domain-containing protein; amino-acid sequence: MKLNSGIALFVLFVCFSLTPVFSQTTEFTYQGSLKDGANPATGNYDFEFALFDSLGAGSQIGSTLTRSTVAVAGGVFTVSLDFGGTQFPGANRFLEIRVRTTGGGAFTLLAPRQQVNSSPYSVKSLAATNAANALQLGGVNAGQYVVTTDPRMADNRAPTAGSANYVQNTTSPQASSNFNISGTGIAGIFRAGTQYNIGGNRILSNLGSANLFAGVGAGQANTTGASNSFVGSSAGYVNTTGFNNSFVGSSAGYANTTGYYNSFFGGSAGYANTTGKWNSFFGSLAGESNTTGGSNSFFGSNAGKANTTGENNLFVGYSAGNANTEGGDNSFVGRDAGYSNTTGLANSFFGSGAGYSNTTGGSNSFFGYNAGKANTTSSGNSFFGKNAGNATTTGDNNSFVGSSAGQANTTGFGNSFVGNSAGYSNTTSYYNSFVGVNAGYSNTTGYYNSFFGYEAGQSNTTGKGNTIIGIGADVSSGNLSNVTAIGSMAIVNASNKVRIGNAAVTVIEGQVAYTFSSDKNLKENFLAVSGKDVLRKIRGFNMTSWNYIGQDAKSFRHYGPMAQDFYSAFGRDEIGSFGSPTTINSGDMSGVMLAAIKELSTENEAQKTEISDLLKQFEAQQARIEGQQKLIDKQQEQISQLIILVCELRPAAKGCSPR